The Sulfuricystis thermophila genome segment GCTCGCTGCCGAAAGTGAGGCCGACCGTCGGATCGGGCCAGCGCTCGGCATCGGCACGCGCGGCGGCCAGCCTCGCCCGTTCAGTTTCGCTGCGTGCCAGCGCCAGTTCATGGTTTTCGGCAAGGATGCGCCGTTGCCACTCGGTTTGTGCTTCCGGCGCAGCATCGATCGCCTGCGGTGGGCCGAGCAGCGGCTGCGCCGGCAGGGTGATGGCAGGAAATTGCGCCCGCCATTCGATCGCCACCCGTTCCCGCCGCATCTGTGCTTGGGCGAGCTGGGCCTCGGCTTGTTTGAGCTGCGCCTCGCTCAACATCGCTTCGAGACGTGCCGTCTCGCCAGCGCCGACTTTTTTCACTGCAGCAGTATGGAGTTCGCGCAGGATCGCGACCTGGGACAGCCACTCGGTGACGGCGGCGGCTTCCCGTTGCCAGGCGAACCAGCGCGCCAGAAGCTCGCGGCTCGTGGCATGCAGCGCCTCACCCACGGCGTGGTGCGAGACACTCACCTGCGCCTTGCCGAGATCGGCATCGAGCGAAGCCTTTCGCGGCAGACGCAGTGTGCGCTCGATACCGAGCTCGTGTTCGCGGTAACGCTGATCGACACTGCGATCACGCCGACTCTGGGCCGAAAACCGCACGGCAAATTCGTGCGGGCCGGCCACGAGGCCGCTTTCCTGCGCCTTGCCGGCATGCCAGCCGGCAATGGCGGCCCGCACCTGAGGATGCGCAGCCAAAGCGGCGATCACCTCTGCGGTGGGCGGCAGATCGGCCGTTTCGGCATGGAGCAGATTGGTGAGCAACAGCACGGCGCTGGCAACGACGGTGTTCACGAATGTCTTCATTGCAAGCTCCCCATCCGGATCACGGGTGTGAGCCACCAGACGCTCTGCGCACTGGCAAGCCCACGATGCAGTTCGGCCAGCAGTGCATCGACGTAGCTGGCATCGACGAGGATCTCGATACGGATCCGCTCGCTGCGGCCGCGTACTGCTTCGGCGGGTGTCAAACTGCCATCCGGATCGCCATGGCCTTCGACGCGATGCATCGTGAACGGACCGACCCATTCGGGATGCTTGAGCAGCTCATCGAGCACCTGATCCTTCAGGGCGTTGGGCAGGATCAGGTTGAGGCAGGTATCGAGACGCTTATTCATCCTGCATCTCCCCAACGACGGTAGAAAATCGGCAGGATGATCAGGGTGAGCAGGGTCGAGGTGACCAGCCCACCGATGACGACGATGGCCAGCGGCCGCTGGATCTCCGAACCGGGCCCGGTGGCAAAAAGCAGCGGCACGAGACCGAACGCGGCGATCGAGGCCGTCATCAGCACCGGCCGCAGGCGGCGCCGGGCGCCTTCGACCACCACCCGTTCGAGCGGCAGGCCCTGGGCGCGCAGCTGGTTGAAATACGAAACCAGCACCAGGCCATTCAATACGGCGATGCCCAACAGCGCAATGAAACCCACCGAGGCCGGCACCGACAGATATTCGCCGGCGATCAGCAAGGCGAACACCCCGCCGATGAGCGCGAACGGAATATTGACGAAGACCATCACCGCCTGCCGCAGCGAGCCGAAGGTGGAAAACAGAATATGGAAGATCATGGCCAAGGCTACCGGCACGACGAGCATCAGGCGTTTGGCGGCACGCTGCTGGTTCTCGAACTGGCCGCCCCAGGCCAACCGATAACTGGGCGGCAGCGGGATTTCGGCCGCGACGCGCGCCTTGGCCTCGTCGACGAAACCGACCAGATCGCGCCCCTCGACACTGGCTTGGACGACGGCAAGCCGCTGGGCGTTTTCGTGATCGACCTTGACCGGCCCCGCCACCCGCTCGAGTCGCGCGAGCAGCGACAGCGGCACCGTCTCGCCACTGGGCAGCGCAATCGACAAGCCGGAGAACAAGGCGGGCGAGAGGCTGACGTCTTTCTCGCCACGCAGCACGAGCGGGGTGCGCCGGGTGCCTTCGAGCACCAACCCCAGCGGTTGGCCTTCGAGTTGCGCACGCAGCGCCCGGGCGACTTCCTCCACCGTGAGGCCGAAGCGACCCGCCATCGTCCGATCGATGGCGACGGTGAAATACTGCACTCCCTCATTTTTCACCGTAAGCACGTCCTGCGCGCCCGGGATCGTGCGCAAGAGCGCGGCGATCTTTTCGGCCAGATCATTGAGCGTGGCAAGATCGGTGCCAAAGATCTTCACTGCCAGATCGCCGCGCGTGCCGGTGAGCATTTCCGAGACACGCATTTCGATCGGCTGGGTAAAACTGATGTCCATGCCGGGAAATTCTGCCATCACCTGGCGAATCTCGTTGATCAGCCAGTCCTTGTCCGGCCGGCGCCAGGTCTCGCGTGGCGCCAGCACCAGAAAGCTGTCGGTCTCGTTGAGCCCCATCGGATCGAGACCCAACTCATCGGAACCCGTGCGCGCGACGATGTCGATGATCTCCGGCACACGTTCGATGAGGGCTTTTTGCACGGCGAGATCCGTGTCGCGGCTCTGTTCGAGTCCGATCGAAGGCAGTTTGGCGAGCTGCAGCAGGATGTCGCCCTCGTCCATCGTCGGCATGAAGGTCTTGCCGATCTGGGTGAAAGCGCCGATGGCGGCGAAGAGCAGGAGCACCGTTACGGCGACGACCTTTTTCGCATTGGCCAGACACCAGGTCAGGAGAGGCACGTAGAGGCGCTGCGCGACGGTCGGCAGCCAAGGCTCGTGATGCCTGGCATCCGCCTTGAGGAGAAACGAAGCGATCACCGGAATGACGGTGAATGAGAGCAGCAGCGAGCCTGACAACGCAAAGACGATGGTGAGCGCCACGGGCACGAACAGCTTGCCTTCGAGCCCCTGGAGCGTCATGAGCGGCAGGAAGACGATGACGATGATCGAAATGCCGGCTACCACCGGCACCGTCACTTCGCGCACGGCGCGGTAGATGCGATGCAGAAAAGGCAGGCGTTCGCCGGCAGGATCGGCAAGCCGCGCCTCGACGTTTTCCACCACCACCACGGCGGCATCGACCAGCATGCCGATGGCGATCGCCAGACCACCGAGGCTCATCAGGTTCGCCGACATGCCAAAGAAATGCATCAGGATGAACGTGATGAGCGCTGCGAGTGGCAGCACGCAAGCGACGGCGATCGCCGCACGCAAGTTACCCAGAAAGGCCAGGAGCAACACCAGCACCAGGACGATCGCCTCGACCAGCGCTTTGGAAACGGTGCCGATCGCCCGCTCGACGAGCGCGCCGCGGTCATAGAAGATCTTCGTCGTCACCCCCGGCGGCAGTTGTGATTGGATCTCGGCGAGTTTGGCCCGCACGCTCTCCACCACGGCCCGGGCATTCGCCCCGCGCAAACCCAGCACCAGCCCTTCGACGGCTTCCTCATTGCCGCCATGGGTGACGAAACCATAGCGGGTGAGACTGCCCACCCGCACATCGGCGACGTCTCCCACCCGGGTGATGTGCGAAGCATGCCCGGCATGAGGATCCGGCACGACGATCGAGCGCAAATCCTCCAACGTCTTGACGCTGCCTTCGACGCGCACCAGCCAGGCTTCCTCACCCTCGGTGAGACGGCCAGCGCCATCGTTGCGGTTGTTCGTCACCAGCGCGCGTTCGAGATCGGCCAAGGTGAGTCCGCGCGCTTTCAAAGCCAGCAGATTGGGCACCACCTCGAAAGTGCGCACATGCCCCCCCAAGGCATTGACATCGGCCACTCCCGGCAAGGTCCTCAACTGCGGGCGGATCACCCAATCGAGCAGCGCACGTTTTTCGGCCAGTGGCAGATCACCCTCGATGGTAAACATCAGCATCTCGCCCAAGGGTGTGGTGATCGGCGCCAGCCCTCCTGAGACGTCGGTTGGGAAATCCTTCATGACCCCATTCAAACGCTCGGAAACCTGTTGGCGTGCCCAGTAGATATCGGTGCCATCGACGAAATCGAGCGTGATGTCGGCGATCGCATATTTGGCCACGGCCCGCATCATGCGCTGGTT includes the following:
- a CDS encoding DUF3240 family protein; this encodes MNKRLDTCLNLILPNALKDQVLDELLKHPEWVGPFTMHRVEGHGDPDGSLTPAEAVRGRSERIRIEILVDASYVDALLAELHRGLASAQSVWWLTPVIRMGSLQ
- a CDS encoding TolC family protein, whose protein sequence is MKTFVNTVVASAVLLLTNLLHAETADLPPTAEVIAALAAHPQVRAAIAGWHAGKAQESGLVAGPHEFAVRFSAQSRRDRSVDQRYREHELGIERTLRLPRKASLDADLGKAQVSVSHHAVGEALHATSRELLARWFAWQREAAAVTEWLSQVAILRELHTAAVKKVGAGETARLEAMLSEAQLKQAEAQLAQAQMRRERVAIEWRAQFPAITLPAQPLLGPPQAIDAAPEAQTEWQRRILAENHELALARSETERARLAAARADAERWPDPTVGLTFGSERDGQERLIGVHLSIPLAGKARDATSRSASAEADAAAAREALVLARAEAEARQTIATAVAHYEQWRRLDDVARRMEENARLVEKAWRLGEGQYSDLQLARRQASEARLAAIQAQIDAIEARYRLLLDAHELWDFASESVLATDLKPALSQP
- a CDS encoding efflux RND transporter permease subunit, with the protein product MFQKLIEFALTQRLLVIIATLLMVGAGIYAFRALPIDAFPDVSSTQVKIIVKAPGMTPEEVEARIVTPIELEMLGIPNQRMMRAVAKYAIADITLDFVDGTDIYWARQQVSERLNGVMKDFPTDVSGGLAPITTPLGEMLMFTIEGDLPLAEKRALLDWVIRPQLRTLPGVADVNALGGHVRTFEVVPNLLALKARGLTLADLERALVTNNRNDGAGRLTEGEEAWLVRVEGSVKTLEDLRSIVVPDPHAGHASHITRVGDVADVRVGSLTRYGFVTHGGNEEAVEGLVLGLRGANARAVVESVRAKLAEIQSQLPPGVTTKIFYDRGALVERAIGTVSKALVEAIVLVLVLLLAFLGNLRAAIAVACVLPLAALITFILMHFFGMSANLMSLGGLAIAIGMLVDAAVVVVENVEARLADPAGERLPFLHRIYRAVREVTVPVVAGISIIVIVFLPLMTLQGLEGKLFVPVALTIVFALSGSLLLSFTVIPVIASFLLKADARHHEPWLPTVAQRLYVPLLTWCLANAKKVVAVTVLLLFAAIGAFTQIGKTFMPTMDEGDILLQLAKLPSIGLEQSRDTDLAVQKALIERVPEIIDIVARTGSDELGLDPMGLNETDSFLVLAPRETWRRPDKDWLINEIRQVMAEFPGMDISFTQPIEMRVSEMLTGTRGDLAVKIFGTDLATLNDLAEKIAALLRTIPGAQDVLTVKNEGVQYFTVAIDRTMAGRFGLTVEEVARALRAQLEGQPLGLVLEGTRRTPLVLRGEKDVSLSPALFSGLSIALPSGETVPLSLLARLERVAGPVKVDHENAQRLAVVQASVEGRDLVGFVDEAKARVAAEIPLPPSYRLAWGGQFENQQRAAKRLMLVVPVALAMIFHILFSTFGSLRQAVMVFVNIPFALIGGVFALLIAGEYLSVPASVGFIALLGIAVLNGLVLVSYFNQLRAQGLPLERVVVEGARRRLRPVLMTASIAAFGLVPLLFATGPGSEIQRPLAIVVIGGLVTSTLLTLIILPIFYRRWGDAG